GAAATAATCCCGTACAAAACCACCTATGACATAGGCATCGACCTGAAGTTCGTCCGCACTTTTGCCAATGATTTTAAAAACTTCTTGTTTAAGCGCTTGCCTGTGGTTCATTTTGTTCTTTCGCCATTATTCCCTTATTACTTGGACCGTCCCATCATTCCCTAAACGGATAATGGACGAGGGGTTCGAAGTAATAGTTTCCCGATGCAAATTTACCACATAGTCCACACCTGATAAAATGGCTTTGTCTATTTCTTTGAAACTTCTTGGCGTTGTTCCGCCAGCTTTATTTGCAGAGGTAGACACAATTGGCTTCTTGAATTTATTTATAAGGTATCTGCAAAATTTGTCCGAGGCGACCCGAACGGCAAGTGTTTGATCAGAAGCTACCAGGTTTTTTGCTATTCCCTTGGGATTGTCATAGATAATGGTCGTAGGTTTTGTGGATAAATCCATGATGTCATAAGCTAAATCAGGTACCTTTTCAACATGTTTCTCTAGCATTGCATCGTTTGCAACCAGGCAAATTAAAGCCTTGCTATCATTGCGCTCTTTTAGTCTGTAAACCTTCCTGACCGCCTCCTCATTGGTAGCATCACAGCCAATGCCCCAAACGGTATCCGTAGGATAGAGGATAAGGCCCCCACTGTGGAGTACCTCTAAGCACTTGTTTAATTCAGTCGAAAAATCAATTTTTTCCATAATCAGATTTTAATAGGAGTTGGATGTATTGTTTTTGTTGTACCGAATATTGCCATTTCTCATCATGGTACAATTCCAATTTTGGTAACCTTTCGTTCGTTATACCTTTAAATATTTTAGCCAAGGAATTTTCATCTTCATAGAAATGAGAATTGGCCTTTAAATCTGGAATTATATCCAGCTCTTTAGGACATATTAATGGCTTTTGATAGGCAAATGCTAAATTATAGGCCCCCGTAATTTTAAATTTCAGGTAATGTTGCTCGGTCAAAGATACCGGCGCCATTATAAAGTCGGATTTTTTTATGTATGAATGAAAATCTTCGTTTTCAATAAAATCGGAAAAGGTGATGAAATACTTTTTCAACCCCAATTTGTCAATTTGTTTGAGAAATTTTATAGTCGCAGGGGCATCATAGGGCATTTTCCCTAAAATAACCACTTTGATTTTTCCAACTTTATCTAATTTGGATAAGGCCTTTAAGACGATATCATAATCACGCCTTTTGTAATTTAATTCACCCGGTATACAAATCCAATAATCTTCGTTTTTTTCAATTGTTTTCTTAAGCTTGTAGCGAGGGAAAAAAATAGGGTAGAAGGAATGTAATCGTATGCTTTTATCATCGATTTCACTGGAATCCAATAAGAAATCGTTGAGCACATAGTAGTCCTTTAGTTTCTTGTTCACAATTTTTTGGGACGTACTTTCATTTAATTTACGCAGGTTATGTATGATCCCATACCTTCTGATACGTTTCGGTAAAAAATAAGTCAACGCAATCGTTTCTTTGTTGGAGCTTGCCGTATTGAAAATTATCTTTTCAAAGGAATTTTTAGTGATGTACTGGTATAAAGAAAACCAGTTGCTTATCCTTTTTAGAAAAAATGCGGTTGCCCTTGGATTATAGTATTTAATGTAACCTTTTGAAATTCCATAGGAATCAACATTTCTAGAATTCCTTGGATTAAGTATTAAAGTAACTTGATAGCCGGCATCGTGAAGAAATTGAACTTGGGAGTACAGACATTCTTCGTGATAGGTCGTAAGCTCAACAAGCGCTATTTTCTTTTTATCTGACATTATCTTTTGGTTAATCCAAAGATACTGGAAGACTTTTATATTTTTGTGCAATTATGAGCAACACCGTTGAGGTTCCAAAAATAAGCGTGATTGTAAGCACCTATAATGCCGAGGAGTGGCTGAAAAAGGTGCTGTGGGGATTTAATCAGCAAATATTCAAAAGTTTCGAGGTCGTAATAGCGGACGATGGTTCTAGGGATTCTACACGATTGCTGATAGAAGAAATGGCCAAGGAAGTCGATTACGAAATTGTTCATGTTTGGCAGGAGGATGACGGTTTTCAGAAGTCCAGAATTTTGAACAAAGCCGTAAAGGCTTGTAGGGCATCCTATATCATCATGACCGATGGCGACTGTATACCCCGAGAGGATTTTGTTCAGGTACATTATATAAACAAGGAGAAGGGTTATTTTATTTCCGGGGGATATTATATGCTTCCTATGAACATATCAAAAGCCATCACCTTGGAGGACATTGAGAAACAAAACTGCTTTAATATCAACTGGTTGAAAGAAATGGGTATTCCTCAGACATTTAAAAACAACAAGTTGACAGCAAACGGACTCATTTCCAAATTACTCAATTGGATTACGCCTACCAATGCTAGTTGGAACGGTCATAATTCGTCCGGTTGGAAAAAGGATATACTAAACGTTAATGGCTTTGACGAACGTATGCAATATGGAGGTCAGGATAGAGAACTCGGTGAAAGGCTTTTTAACTTTGGAATAAAATCCAAACAGCTAAGATATAGTGCCGTATGTGTGCACCTGGATCATAAAAGAGGGTACAAGACGCCCGAATCCATTGCTAAAAATGTTGGGATACGTAAAAAAACCAAGCGTGAAAAACGCGTTTGGACACACTACGGCATAACCAAATAGTAAGCTAGCTGATTTTTCTTCTCTAGGCGTTTAAGTTCTTTGAACCTTTCCAGTACACCAAGGGCGTTTAAATAACAGATGATAAAACCTTTCTTACCATCTAATATGCCAAGTCTAAGTATATAGTGGTTGAAAAATTTCCAAGTGGGCTTAAGTACCATTAAGAAATAGTTGAACTGCTTTTCGGTATAGAAGGACTCGATAGCTTTTAGTCTTCCATACTTCAACATCTTCTCCTTGTAATCTTCGTAATTTTTATAGCAATAGTGAACCAATTTTTCCTTGAAAATGCCGGACTTGCCGTTAACATCCAAGGTTTCATGCACAATCTTACTATCGGAGAATTTTGCCTTACTTTTTCTAAAAAGCCTATAGTTCTTATCAGTTTGCCAACCGCTGAACCTCAATTTTTCATTTTGAAACATGAATTGACGATAAAACCAAAAAGCGGCTACGTCGGTCCCTTCAGCTACAGTACTTTGTATTTCGTTCTTTAATCCCTCTGACACAATTTCATCGGCATCCAAGAACAATATCCAATCATTCTTCGCATTTTTTAAAGCGAACGATTTCTGTGCTGTAAAGTTCTCAAACGGATTTTGAATGACCCTTACTTTGGGATGGTCGGTTAGGTACTCATACGTACCGTCAGTACTAAAGGAATCAACTACCAAGATTTCATCGGCAAAAGATACAGATTCCAGACACTTATCTATGTAACCTATTTCGTTATAGGTTATAATCAAGGCGCTTATTTTATCTTGTGTACCTTCCATAGTAATCTAAGTAAGTAGGTTTTTTAAAACTAGAGTCAACAAAGTTATAACTAAAAAAAAACCTAAAAATTATATTTTACCTAAAATTCCTACAAATTTTATGCGGAGACACCGTATTCCCTGAGTGCATCGTTCAAAGATGTTTTTTTATTGGTGCTTTCCTTTCTTGTACCTATAATCAGAGCACATGGCACTTGAAAATCTCCAGCGGGAAATTTTTTGGTGTAACTCCCTGGTATAACAACTGAACGGGCGGGAACCCTACCTTTAATTTCAACGGGACTGGAACCGGTTACGTCAATAATTTTTGTTGAGGCTGTCAAAACAACGTTTGCACCTAATACGGCCTCTTTTTCTACCCTAACACCTTCTACAACAATGCATCGAGACCCTATAAATGCATTATCCTCTATAATTACCGGCGCAGCTTGTAGCGGCTCTAAAACTCCTCCAATACCAACACCCCCACTAAGGTGGACATTCTTCCCAATCTGTGCACAACTCCCCACGGTAGCCCAAGTATCCACCATAGTACCTTTATCTACATAAGCTCCAATATTTACGTAGCTCGGCATGAGTATGGTGCCGGGCGAGATGTAAGCCCCATGCCTTGCCACGGCGTTAGGCACGACCCTGATTCCCTTTTCGGCATACCCTCTTTTTAAGGGCATTTTATCATGGTATTCAAAGATTCCCGCTTCTAAGGTTTCCATTTTCTGAATGGGGAAATAGAGTACTACACCTTTCTTAACCCACTCGTTAATTTGCCATCCATCTGCAGTAGGTTCTGCGCAGCGCAGTTTCCCGGCATCAATCAGGTCAATGACTTCCCGTATGGCTTCTTGAGTTTTCGCTTCCTTCAACATGGCCCTTTCTTCCCATGCTTTTTCTATTATCTGCTTTAAATCGTTCATGTGTCCTCAATATTTCGTTCAAAGATAGGTTGAAGCAAAGTAATTCTCTAAGTGTTAATCATCATATAACAAATTATCCTTTATTTTTGCTAAAAATTCAAAGTGGGGAGGATTCTGGCAATAGATTATGGGGCAAAACGCATTGGAATTGCTGTTACGGACGAGTTGCAACTAATCGCATCAGGTCTAACGACCATACCTACTCCAGAAATCTTTGACTTTTTAACCGGTTATTTGAAAGAAGAAAAGGTATCTACCATAGTCGTTGGAGAACCTAAACAAATGGACAATACACCGTCGGAGTCAGAAGCCCTAATAAAGCCTTTTTTGGAAAAAATAGTACAGCAATTTCCAGACGTGAAGATTTTAAGACATGATGAACGTTTTACTTCTAAAATGGCCTTTCAGACGATGCTGGATTCAGGTCTAAAGAAGAAACAACGAAGGAACAAGGCTTTGGTAGACGAGATTAGCGCAACAATTATTCTTCAATCATTTATGGAAAGGATTTAGCGCGATATGTTCAAAAGACCCGAAATTTTTATCAAACGTAAAATCCGACATTTTTTTGATTCGTATTACCAAAAAGCAGATAGGTCCGCGTTAAAGAATAAGAACTTTGTATTGATTAGTAGAAATTGCTGGGGAGGACAAGCCTATCAATGGTTGGGAAAACCCTACAATACGCCCTTTGTTGGTCTGTTTTTGTTCGGCCCCTGTTATATGAAATTGTTGAGAGATTTTGATACCTATATGAAAATGGAACTGGTTTTTTGTGAGACTTCCAAATATCCTGAAGCATATAACGATTATCCCATAGGACTATTAGGTGATGTGGAGATTCACTTTCAACACTACCAGAATAATGAAGAGGCCAATGAAAAGTGGGTCAGAAGAAGGGAGCGAATGTTGGCCCATGAGAATAAGGACAATTACTTTTTTACCATCTGTGATAGGCGAAGAGTCTCGCAGGAGGATATCCAAGAGTTCCATCAAATGGATTTTAAGCATAAACTATCTTTTTCTTTTGATAAAATTCCAGGGCTTTCCAATTTAGAACATATAAAATTTATAAAGGACCCAACTAAGAAAAAAGGAACTCCGCCGAACGGAAAGAAGAGATTTAAACTTACATTTTTGTATTTTGACCTCGTTCAGTGGCTCAATTCTGGAAATGTACTTAGAACAAGATTTAAAGAATAAATAATGATTTTACCGATTATAGCTTATGGTGATCCTGTATTACGCAAAATAGGACAGGAAATTGACAAGGATTATCCAAACCTAAAGGATTTGGTTGCTAATATGTGGGAAACTATGTACAACGCGAACGGGGTTGGTCTTGCCGCACCGCAAATTGGACTGCCTATTCGTTTATTTATTGTGGATACCACTCCTTTTGCGGATGATGAGGATTTAACGTTAGATGAAAAAAAGGAATTGGAGGGATTTAAACAAGTCTTTATCAATGCCCACGTAGAGGAGGAAACCGGTGAGCAATGGGCATTTAATGAAGGTTGTTTAAGTATTCCGGATGTCCGCGAGGATGTAAGCAGAAAGGACACTATTAAAATCACCTATCAGGACGAGAACTTTAAAAAGCACACCAAGACTTTTGATGGCTTATTGGCACGGGTTATCCAGCACGAGTATGATCACATTGAAGGTGTTCTGTTTACGGATAAACTTTCGTCCTTAAAAAAACGCTTGATAAAGGGAAGACTGGCCAACATTTCAAAAGGAAAAATCGATGTGGATTATAGGATGCGCTTTCCCGGCCTAAAAAAAGGACGTTAAATCCTATACTAAATCAATAGAAAAATATAATATTTGCTCACTTAAACTTTAACTTAACCTATGGGGTTGGAAAAAATACTTTCCGTTGCAGGAAAACCAGGATTATACAAATTAATTACACAGACAAGGACAGGATTTGTGGCCGAATCCTTATTGGACGGCAAAAAAATAAGTGTCGGCTTAAGGAGTAACGTAAGTGTACTGTCAGAAATTGCTATTTACACGTTGGAGGAAGAACTGCCACTGCGCCAGGTTTTTCTAAAAATACAGAAGAAGGAAAATGGAGGGAAGACTTCCGTAAATCATAAGGATGAGAAGATAAAATTGGAAGAGTATTTTTTTGAGGTTCTCCCCAATTACGACGAGGACAGGGTATATGCGAGTGACATAAAGAAAATCATTCAATGGTATAATATATTGGTCGATAAAGAAATAACCGATTTTTCAGATATCAGCCCTGAAGCGACTGAAGCAGAAGCCTCGGAAGAGGAATAGTAAATATTACCTTAAAACTTTCAAGCCCCGTTTGTAAAATCGGGGCTTTTTTTATGGCGCAGGGATAAAAGTAATGTTTATATTTAGGAGGATTAATTCAAATAAAAATACCATCATGCGCTTCTCCTATAAACAGTTTCTATCACTTTTTTTCTAATCAGTTTAACTATCATCCATGCCCAGAATGATGAGGCTGATAAGAAAGCTACCAAAGAACTTCCTCTAGAACCGGAACGGAAAATTTCATTCACAACGGAGAAGGGAACTTGGATTTCCTTAGATGTTAGTCCGGACGGTCAGACCATCGTTTTTGACTTAATGGGTGACATATATACC
This sequence is a window from Maribacter aestuarii. Protein-coding genes within it:
- a CDS encoding L-threonylcarbamoyladenylate synthase, whose protein sequence is MEKIDFSTELNKCLEVLHSGGLILYPTDTVWGIGCDATNEEAVRKVYRLKERNDSKALICLVANDAMLEKHVEKVPDLAYDIMDLSTKPTTIIYDNPKGIAKNLVASDQTLAVRVASDKFCRYLINKFKKPIVSTSANKAGGTTPRSFKEIDKAILSGVDYVVNLHRETITSNPSSIIRLGNDGTVQVIRE
- the def gene encoding peptide deformylase, encoding MILPIIAYGDPVLRKIGQEIDKDYPNLKDLVANMWETMYNANGVGLAAPQIGLPIRLFIVDTTPFADDEDLTLDEKKELEGFKQVFINAHVEEETGEQWAFNEGCLSIPDVREDVSRKDTIKITYQDENFKKHTKTFDGLLARVIQHEYDHIEGVLFTDKLSSLKKRLIKGRLANISKGKIDVDYRMRFPGLKKGR
- a CDS encoding glycosyltransferase family 2 protein, which translates into the protein MEGTQDKISALIITYNEIGYIDKCLESVSFADEILVVDSFSTDGTYEYLTDHPKVRVIQNPFENFTAQKSFALKNAKNDWILFLDADEIVSEGLKNEIQSTVAEGTDVAAFWFYRQFMFQNEKLRFSGWQTDKNYRLFRKSKAKFSDSKIVHETLDVNGKSGIFKEKLVHYCYKNYEDYKEKMLKYGRLKAIESFYTEKQFNYFLMVLKPTWKFFNHYILRLGILDGKKGFIICYLNALGVLERFKELKRLEKKNQLAYYLVMP
- a CDS encoding 2,3,4,5-tetrahydropyridine-2,6-dicarboxylate N-succinyltransferase gives rise to the protein MNDLKQIIEKAWEERAMLKEAKTQEAIREVIDLIDAGKLRCAEPTADGWQINEWVKKGVVLYFPIQKMETLEAGIFEYHDKMPLKRGYAEKGIRVVPNAVARHGAYISPGTILMPSYVNIGAYVDKGTMVDTWATVGSCAQIGKNVHLSGGVGIGGVLEPLQAAPVIIEDNAFIGSRCIVVEGVRVEKEAVLGANVVLTASTKIIDVTGSSPVEIKGRVPARSVVIPGSYTKKFPAGDFQVPCALIIGTRKESTNKKTSLNDALREYGVSA
- a CDS encoding DUF1919 domain-containing protein, encoding MFKRPEIFIKRKIRHFFDSYYQKADRSALKNKNFVLISRNCWGGQAYQWLGKPYNTPFVGLFLFGPCYMKLLRDFDTYMKMELVFCETSKYPEAYNDYPIGLLGDVEIHFQHYQNNEEANEKWVRRRERMLAHENKDNYFFTICDRRRVSQEDIQEFHQMDFKHKLSFSFDKIPGLSNLEHIKFIKDPTKKKGTPPNGKKRFKLTFLYFDLVQWLNSGNVLRTRFKE
- a CDS encoding glycosyltransferase family 2 protein, which gives rise to MSNTVEVPKISVIVSTYNAEEWLKKVLWGFNQQIFKSFEVVIADDGSRDSTRLLIEEMAKEVDYEIVHVWQEDDGFQKSRILNKAVKACRASYIIMTDGDCIPREDFVQVHYINKEKGYFISGGYYMLPMNISKAITLEDIEKQNCFNINWLKEMGIPQTFKNNKLTANGLISKLLNWITPTNASWNGHNSSGWKKDILNVNGFDERMQYGGQDRELGERLFNFGIKSKQLRYSAVCVHLDHKRGYKTPESIAKNVGIRKKTKREKRVWTHYGITK
- a CDS encoding DUF5606 family protein codes for the protein MGLEKILSVAGKPGLYKLITQTRTGFVAESLLDGKKISVGLRSNVSVLSEIAIYTLEEELPLRQVFLKIQKKENGGKTSVNHKDEKIKLEEYFFEVLPNYDEDRVYASDIKKIIQWYNILVDKEITDFSDISPEATEAEASEEE
- the ruvX gene encoding Holliday junction resolvase RuvX; translated protein: MGRILAIDYGAKRIGIAVTDELQLIASGLTTIPTPEIFDFLTGYLKEEKVSTIVVGEPKQMDNTPSESEALIKPFLEKIVQQFPDVKILRHDERFTSKMAFQTMLDSGLKKKQRRNKALVDEISATIILQSFMERI